The Lonchura striata isolate bLonStr1 chromosome 5, bLonStr1.mat, whole genome shotgun sequence genome window below encodes:
- the L3MBTL2 gene encoding lethal(3)malignant brain tumor-like protein 2 isoform X2, with the protein MERDRREMVSAFGHKTSSLERVEEEGDADEEDDELDIFGGYDSLTCYNSSMGSDSSSCLEESSDDEVADREAGELSTSPMHQPSTGRLTEDNGSEPAVCEMCGIVGTREAFFSKTKRFCSVSCSRSYSSNSKKASILARLQGKPPTKKAKVLHKASWSAKIGAFLHSQGTGQLADGTLTGQDALVLGFDWGKYLQEHGYKAAPVSCFKHVPLFDQWDDVLKGMKVEVLNSDAVLPSRVYWIASVIQIVGYRALLRYEGFENDAGHDFWCNLGTVDIHPIGWCAINSKILVPPQTIHAKYTDWRSYLMKKLVGARTIPVDFHIKMAESMKYPFRQGMRVEVVDKNHVSQTRMAVVDTVIGGRLRLLYEDGDSDDDFWCHMWSPLIHPVGWSRRVGHDIKKTEEKRNDMANHPTFRKIYCDAVPYLFKKVRAVYSEGGWFERGMKLEAIDPLNLGNICVATVCKVLLDGYLMISIDGATSDDGSDWFCYHASSHAIFPANFCKRNSIELTPPKGHEAKTFSWERYLEETKSRPAPSRLFNTDCPNHGFKAGMKVEAVDLMEPRLICVATVKRVVQRLLSIHFDGWDNEYDQWVDCESPDIYPVGWCELTGYQLQPPVTPGKKLPAKARSVKQTAKKPSAMNSKREAKAASQTLPEPAPDEIIAVRVKEETIDPSDAEFGETELPVPISSIKQEDTD; encoded by the exons ATGGAGCGGGACCGGAGGGAG ATGGTGTCTGCCTTTGGCCACAAAACTTCATCTTTGGAGCGGGTGGAGGAGGAAGGTGATGCtgatgaggaggatgatgaaTTGGACATCTTTGGGGGTTATGACAGCCTCACGTGCTACAACAGCAGCAtgggcagtgacagcagctccTGTCTGGAGGAATCTAGCGATGATGAGGTGGCAGACCGGGAAGCTGGAGAGCTTTCAACATCTCCGATGCACCAGCCATCCACAGGCCGGCTCACAGAAGACAATGGCTCCGAGCCAG CTGTGTGCGAAATGTGTGGGATTGTGGGCACCAGGGAGGCTTTCTTCTCCAAGACTAAACGTTTCTGCAGCGTCTCCTGCTCCAGAAGCTACTCCTCAAATTCCAAAAAGGCCAGCATCCTGGCCAGACTGCAG GGGAAGCCACCAACGAAGAAAGCTAAAGTTCTGCACAAGGCATCCTGGTCAGCTAAGATCGGGGCCTTCCTCCATTCACAGGGCACAGGACAGCTGGCAGATGGGACACTGACAGGTCAGGATG CACTCGTCCTGGGCTTTGACTGGGGAAAGTACCTGCAGGAGCACGGCTACAAGGCAGCTCCTGTCAGTTGTTTCAAACAC GTGCCACTCTTCGATCAGTGGGATGATGTGCTGAAAGGTATGAAAGTGGAAGTGCTGAACAGTGATGCTGTGCTCCCCAGTCGTGTGTATTGGATTGCATCTGTCATCCAGATTGTAG GCTACAGGGCCCTTCTGCGATATGAGGGCTTTGAGAATGATGCTGGTCATGACTTCTGGTGTAATTTGGGCACAGTGGATATTCACCCCATTGGCTGGTGTGCCATCAACAGCAAAATCCTGGTACCACCACAAA CTATCCATGCCAAGTACACTGACTGGAGAAGTTACCTCATGAAAAAACTGGTGGGAGCTAGGACCATCCCAGTGGATTTCCACATAAAG ATGGCAGAGAGCATGAAGTACCCGTTCCGGCAGGGCATGCGGGTCGAGGTGGTGGATAAGAACCATGTGTCTCAGACACGTATGGCAGTGGTGGACACAGTGATTGGGGGCAGACTGAGACTCCTCTATGAGGACGGCGACAGTGATGATGACTTCTGGTGCCACATGTGGAGTCCCCTCATCCATCCTGTGGGCTGGTCACGAAGAGTCGGCCATGACATAAAGAAGACAG AAGAAAAACGTAATGACATGGCAAACCATCCCACCTTCCGGAAGATTTACTGTGATGCTGTGCCCTATCTGTTTAAGAAG GTACGAGCTGTCTATTCTGAAGGTGGATGGTTTGAGCGAGGTATGAAACTGGAAGCCATTGACCCCCTGAATCTGGGCAACATCTGTGTGGCCACTGTTTGCAAG GTTCTCTTGGATGGGTACCTCATGATCAGCATTGATGGAGCAACATCTGATGATGGCTCTGACTGGTTCTGCTATCATGCCTCCTCACACGCCATCTTCCCTGCCAACTTCTGTAAGAGGAACAGCATTGAACTGACCCCACCAAAAG GGCATGAAGCAAAGACATTCAGCTGGGAGCGTTACCTAGAAGAGACCAAATCAAGACCTGCTCCATCACGGCTCTTCAACACA GACTGTCCCAACCATGGCTTCAAGGCAGGCATGAAGGTGGAGGCAGTGGACCTGATGGAACCCCGGCTCATCTGTGTGGCCACGGTGAAGCGTGTAGTCCAACGTCTCCTTAGCATCCATTTTGATGGCTGGGACAATGAGTATGACCAGTGGGTGGACTGCGAGTCTCCAGACATTTATCCTGTGGGGTGGTGTGAGCTGACAGGCTACCAGCTTCAACCACCAGTGACTCCAG GAAAAAAGTTACCTGCCAAAGCCCGCAGTGTCAAGCAAACTGCCAAGAAGCCTTCTGCCATGAATTCAAAACGAGAAGCAAAAGCTGCCAGCCAGACTTTGCCAGAGCCAGCACCTGATGAGA TCATTGCTGTGCGGGTGAAAGAAGAAACCATTGACCCTTCAGATGCAGAATTTGGAGAGACGGAACTTCCTGTTCCCATCAGCAGCATAAAGCAGGAGGACACAGACTGA
- the L3MBTL2 gene encoding lethal(3)malignant brain tumor-like protein 2 isoform X1, translated as MERDRREMVSAFGHKTSSLERVEEEGDADEEDDELDIFGGYDSLTCYNSSMGSDSSSCLEESSDDEVADREAGELSTSPMHQPSTGRLTEDNGSEPAVCEMCGIVGTREAFFSKTKRFCSVSCSRSYSSNSKKASILARLQGKPPTKKAKVLHKASWSAKIGAFLHSQGTGQLADGTLTGQDALVLGFDWGKYLQEHGYKAAPVSCFKHVPLFDQWDDVLKGMKVEVLNSDAVLPSRVYWIASVIQIVGYRALLRYEGFENDAGHDFWCNLGTVDIHPIGWCAINSKILVPPQTIHAKYTDWRSYLMKKLVGARTIPVDFHIKMAESMKYPFRQGMRVEVVDKNHVSQTRMAVVDTVIGGRLRLLYEDGDSDDDFWCHMWSPLIHPVGWSRRVGHDIKKTEEKRNDMANHPTFRKIYCDAVPYLFKKVRAVYSEGGWFERGMKLEAIDPLNLGNICVATVCKVLLDGYLMISIDGATSDDGSDWFCYHASSHAIFPANFCKRNSIELTPPKGHEAKTFSWERYLEETKSRPAPSRLFNTDCPNHGFKAGMKVEAVDLMEPRLICVATVKRVVQRLLSIHFDGWDNEYDQWVDCESPDIYPVGWCELTGYQLQPPVTPEPTTPAKAKEVPKKRKKPYGKKRKKLPAKARSVKQTAKKPSAMNSKREAKAASQTLPEPAPDEIIAVRVKEETIDPSDAEFGETELPVPISSIKQEDTD; from the exons ATGGAGCGGGACCGGAGGGAG ATGGTGTCTGCCTTTGGCCACAAAACTTCATCTTTGGAGCGGGTGGAGGAGGAAGGTGATGCtgatgaggaggatgatgaaTTGGACATCTTTGGGGGTTATGACAGCCTCACGTGCTACAACAGCAGCAtgggcagtgacagcagctccTGTCTGGAGGAATCTAGCGATGATGAGGTGGCAGACCGGGAAGCTGGAGAGCTTTCAACATCTCCGATGCACCAGCCATCCACAGGCCGGCTCACAGAAGACAATGGCTCCGAGCCAG CTGTGTGCGAAATGTGTGGGATTGTGGGCACCAGGGAGGCTTTCTTCTCCAAGACTAAACGTTTCTGCAGCGTCTCCTGCTCCAGAAGCTACTCCTCAAATTCCAAAAAGGCCAGCATCCTGGCCAGACTGCAG GGGAAGCCACCAACGAAGAAAGCTAAAGTTCTGCACAAGGCATCCTGGTCAGCTAAGATCGGGGCCTTCCTCCATTCACAGGGCACAGGACAGCTGGCAGATGGGACACTGACAGGTCAGGATG CACTCGTCCTGGGCTTTGACTGGGGAAAGTACCTGCAGGAGCACGGCTACAAGGCAGCTCCTGTCAGTTGTTTCAAACAC GTGCCACTCTTCGATCAGTGGGATGATGTGCTGAAAGGTATGAAAGTGGAAGTGCTGAACAGTGATGCTGTGCTCCCCAGTCGTGTGTATTGGATTGCATCTGTCATCCAGATTGTAG GCTACAGGGCCCTTCTGCGATATGAGGGCTTTGAGAATGATGCTGGTCATGACTTCTGGTGTAATTTGGGCACAGTGGATATTCACCCCATTGGCTGGTGTGCCATCAACAGCAAAATCCTGGTACCACCACAAA CTATCCATGCCAAGTACACTGACTGGAGAAGTTACCTCATGAAAAAACTGGTGGGAGCTAGGACCATCCCAGTGGATTTCCACATAAAG ATGGCAGAGAGCATGAAGTACCCGTTCCGGCAGGGCATGCGGGTCGAGGTGGTGGATAAGAACCATGTGTCTCAGACACGTATGGCAGTGGTGGACACAGTGATTGGGGGCAGACTGAGACTCCTCTATGAGGACGGCGACAGTGATGATGACTTCTGGTGCCACATGTGGAGTCCCCTCATCCATCCTGTGGGCTGGTCACGAAGAGTCGGCCATGACATAAAGAAGACAG AAGAAAAACGTAATGACATGGCAAACCATCCCACCTTCCGGAAGATTTACTGTGATGCTGTGCCCTATCTGTTTAAGAAG GTACGAGCTGTCTATTCTGAAGGTGGATGGTTTGAGCGAGGTATGAAACTGGAAGCCATTGACCCCCTGAATCTGGGCAACATCTGTGTGGCCACTGTTTGCAAG GTTCTCTTGGATGGGTACCTCATGATCAGCATTGATGGAGCAACATCTGATGATGGCTCTGACTGGTTCTGCTATCATGCCTCCTCACACGCCATCTTCCCTGCCAACTTCTGTAAGAGGAACAGCATTGAACTGACCCCACCAAAAG GGCATGAAGCAAAGACATTCAGCTGGGAGCGTTACCTAGAAGAGACCAAATCAAGACCTGCTCCATCACGGCTCTTCAACACA GACTGTCCCAACCATGGCTTCAAGGCAGGCATGAAGGTGGAGGCAGTGGACCTGATGGAACCCCGGCTCATCTGTGTGGCCACGGTGAAGCGTGTAGTCCAACGTCTCCTTAGCATCCATTTTGATGGCTGGGACAATGAGTATGACCAGTGGGTGGACTGCGAGTCTCCAGACATTTATCCTGTGGGGTGGTGTGAGCTGACAGGCTACCAGCTTCAACCACCAGTGACTCCAG AGCCCACAACTCCAGCGAAGGCCAAGGAGGTGCccaagaagaggaagaaaccCTATGGAAAGAAGA GAAAAAAGTTACCTGCCAAAGCCCGCAGTGTCAAGCAAACTGCCAAGAAGCCTTCTGCCATGAATTCAAAACGAGAAGCAAAAGCTGCCAGCCAGACTTTGCCAGAGCCAGCACCTGATGAGA TCATTGCTGTGCGGGTGAAAGAAGAAACCATTGACCCTTCAGATGCAGAATTTGGAGAGACGGAACTTCCTGTTCCCATCAGCAGCATAAAGCAGGAGGACACAGACTGA